In one Silene latifolia isolate original U9 population chromosome 10, ASM4854445v1, whole genome shotgun sequence genomic region, the following are encoded:
- the LOC141605253 gene encoding uncharacterized protein LOC141605253 yields MRDWESDLKKLNKSVSFIKDMLLDADTKPDLYHGEQRWVDELTQVRYEADDLFDEVITIANQKQLNKFAKKVLDKKYFRWNYPLIEEEKEEEDEEPLLEVEDGDKDLISLFNMGTKDWLQ; encoded by the exons ATGAGGGACTGGGAATCCGATCTTAAAAAACTGAACAAATCCGTTTCCTTCATCAAAGACATGCTCCTCGATGCGGATACTAAACCCGACCTCTACCATGGAGAACAACGTTGGGTTGATGAGCTTACTCAAGTTCGTTACGAAGCTGATGATCTCTTTGACGAGGTCATCACTATCGCTAACCAAAAACAACTTAATAAGTTCGCCAAGAAGGTCTTAGATAAG AAATATTTCAGATGGAATTATCCTCTTATAGAGGAAGAGAAAGAGGAAGAGGACGAGGAACCTCTTCTAGAGGTCGAGGACGGGGACAAGGACCTAATATCCTTGTTCAATATGGGAACCAAAGATTGGTTACAATAG